Proteins found in one Coffea eugenioides isolate CCC68of chromosome 5, Ceug_1.0, whole genome shotgun sequence genomic segment:
- the LOC113770199 gene encoding aconitate hydratase, cytoplasmic isoform X1, translating to MYKTITSSQLLKKAASSTNSSRNFTSSSRLPRTTAAGSIVEGAATRVNSAKSFNGNSVNNPRFLSYSSALRSVRSSVPRWSHGVDWKSPSSLCSQIRTTSPACNGFYRKIATMASENPFKGTLTSLPKPGGGEFGKFYSLPALNDPRIDKLPYSIRILLESAIRNCDGFQVKKEDVEKIIDWENTSPKQVEIPFKPARVLLQDFTGVPAVVDLACMRDAMDKLGSDPNKINPLVPVDLVIDHSVQVDVTRSENAVQENMEKEFQRNKERFAFLKWGSKAFRNMLVVPPGSGIVHQVNLEYLGRVVFNTDGTLYPDSVVGTDSHTTMIDGLGVAGWGVGGIEAEAAMLGQPLSMVLPGVVGFKLSGKLCNGVTATDLVLTVTQMLRKHGVVGKFVEFYGAGVGEISLADRATIANMSPEYGATMGFFPVDHVTLQYLKLTGRSDETVAMIEGYLRANNMFVDYNEPHQERAYSSYLSLDLADVEPCISGPKRPHDRVPLKDMKADWRACLDNKVGFKGFAIPKEEQGKAAKFSFHGEPAELRHGSVVIAAITSCTNTSNPSVMLGAGLVAKKASELGLQVKPWVKTSLAPGSGVVTKYLLQSGLQKYLNQQGFHIVGYGCTTCIGNSGELDDTVASAISENDIVAAAVLSGNRNFEGRVHALTRANYLASPPLVVAYALAGTVDIDFDKEPIGVGKDGKDVYFRDIWPSTEEIAEAVQSSVLPEMFKSTYEAITEGNPMWNQLSVPTSKMYSWDTKSTYIHEPPYFKNITMDPPGSHGVKDAYCLLNFGDSITTDHISPAGSIHKDSPAAKFLLERGVERKDFNSYGSRRGNDEIMARGTFANIRLVNKLCSKDGPKTIHIPTGEKLYVFDAAMRYKADGHDTIILAGAEYGSGSSRDWAAKGPMLQGVKAVIAKSFERIHRSNLVGMGIIPLCFKAGEDADTLGLTGHERYTIDLPSKIDEIRPGQDVTVTTDTGKSFTCTARFDTEVELAYFNHGGILPYVVRQLTKQ from the exons ATGTATAAAACCATAACATCCTCCCAGCTGCTAAAAAAAGCAGCATCATCGACAAATTCGTCGAGAAATTTTACGTCTTCTTCCCGGCTTCCACGGACGACGGCAGCGGGTTCTATTGTAGAAGGAGCTGCGACGCGAGTCAATAGTGCTAAGAGTTTTAACGGGAATAGTGTTAATAATCCGAGGTTCTTGAGCTATTCGTCGGCTTTGAGGTCTGTCAGGTCCTCCGTGCCGCGGTGGAGCCACGGTGTTGATTGGAAGTCGCCGTCGAGCCTGTGTTCTCAGATCAGGACTACTTCTCCCGCCTGCAACGGCTTTTACAGAAAGATCGCTACCATGG CTTCTGAGAATCCTTTCAAGGGAACTTTGACCAGCCTTCCCAAGCCAGGAGGTGGTGAATTTGGAAAGTTCTATAGCCTACCTGCTCTAAATGATCCAAGAATTG ATAAGCTGCCATACTCCATCAGAATTCTTCTTGAATCAGCAATCCGTAACTGTGATGGATTTCAAGTCAAAAAAGAAGATGTTGAGAAGATCATTGATTGGGAAAATACATCTCCAAAGCAAGTTGAGATTCCCTTTAAGCCTGCTCGTGTACTTTTGCAG GATTTCACTGGCGTCCCAGCGGTGGTTGACCTAGCTTGCATGCGCGATGCCATGGACAAGCTTGGCAGTGATCCCAACAAGATCAATCCATTG GTGCCTGTAGATCTAGTGATAGATCATTCAGTTCAAGTTGATGTTACTAGGTCAGAGAATGCTGTCCAGGAAAATATGGAAAAGGAATTCCAGAGAAACAAGGAGAGATTTGCTTTCCTTAAGTGGGGATCAAAAGCTTTCCGAAACATGCTTGTTGTGCCACCTGGATCTGGTATTGTCCATCAG GTTAATCTGGAATATCTTGGGCGTGTTGTTTTCAACACTGATGGCACACTTTATCCGGATAGTGTAGTTGGAACAGATTCCCACACCACGATGATTGATGGGCTTGGAGTTGCTGGTTGGGGAGTTGGAGGTATTGAGGCAGAGGCTGCAATGCTTGGACAG CCTTTAAGCATGGTGTTACCTGGAGTTGTTGGGTTCAAGTTGTCTGGAAAATTGTGCAATGGTGTCACAGCTACTGACTTGGTTTTAACTGTCACACAAATGCTCAGGAAACATGGTGTTGTGGGCAAATTTGTGGAATTTTATG GTGCTGGTGTTGGTGAAATATCATTGGCTGATAGGGCCACCATTGCTAACATGTCTCCTGAATATGGCGCAACAATGGGGTTCTTCCCTGTAGATCATGTCACTTTGCAATATCTTAAATTAACTGGGAGAAGCGATGAAACT GTGGCAATGATAGAAGGATATCTTCGTGCCAATAATATGTTTGTTGACTATAATGAG CCTCATCAAGAAAGAGCATACTCATCATACTTAAGCTTAGACCTTGCAGATGTTGAACCATGTATTTCAGGGCCAAAAAG ACCTCATGACCGGGTACCTCTGAAAGATATGAAGGCTGATTGGCGTGCTTGCCTTGATAACAAAGTGGGGTTTAAG GGCTTTGCTATACCCAAGGAGGAGCAAGGAAAAGCAGCAAAATTTTCATTCCATGGAGAGCCAGCTGAGCTGAGACATGGCAGTGTTGTGATTGCTGCCATCACAAGCTGCACTAATACATCAAACCCCAGCGTTATGCTTGGTGCTGGTCTTGTTGCCAAAAAGGCTAGTGAGTTGGGTCTGCAG GTCAAACCATGGGTAAAAACAAGTCTTGCTCCAGGCTCTGGAGTTGTCACAAAATACTTACTTCAGAG TGGGCTGCAAAAATATTTAAATCAGCAAGGCTTCCACATTGTTGGATATGGTTGCACGACATGCATTGGAAACTCTGGAGAGTTGGATGATACAGTTGCTTCTGCAATATCAGAAAATG ACATTGTAGCTGCTGCTGTCCTTTCTGGCAACCGAAATTTTGAGGGGCGTGTTCATGCTTTGACAAGGGCAAACTACCTTGCTTCACCTCCTCTAGTTGTTGCCTATGCCCTCGCTGGAACT gttgaCATTGATTTTGATAAAGAGCCAATTGGAGTGGGGAAGGATGGTAAGGATGTATATTTCAGGGATATTTGGCCTTCCACTGAAGAAATTGCCGAG GCTGTTCAATCTAGCGTTTTACCTGAAATGTTCAAGAGTACCTATGAGGCTATCACAGAGGGTAACCCCATGTGGAATCAATTATCAGTCCCAACTTCCAAAATGTACTCTTGGGACACAAAATCTACCTACATTCACGAGCCTCCATACTTCAAGAATATAACCATGGATCCTCCTGGATCCCATGGAGTGAAGGATGCATATTGTTTGTTGAACTTTGGCGACAGCATTACCACAGATCACATTTCACCAGCTGGAAGCATTCACAAGGATAGTCCAGCTGCCAAGTTTCTGCTTGAGCGTGGTGTAGAACGCAAGGACTTCAACTCTTATGGAAGCCGTCGTGGTAACGATGAGATTATGGCCAGGGGGACTTTTGCTAATATCCGCCTTGTAAACAAGCTTTGCAGTAAAGATGGCCCAAAAACAATACACATTCCCACTGGAGAGAAGTTATATGTATTTGATGCTGCAATG AGGTACAAGGCTGATGGCCACGACACAATTATTTTGGCTGGGGCAGAGTATGGAAGTGGAAGCTCACGGGATTGGGCTGCCAAAGGTCCGATGTTACAG GGAGTGAAAGCTGTAATTGCAAAGAGCTTTGAAAGGATTCACCGCAGTAATTTGGTTGGAATGGGTATTATTCCTCTATGCTTCAAAGCTGGTGAAGATGCAGATACACTTGGATTGACAGGTCATGAACGTTATACCATTGACCTTCCCAGCAAAATTGATGAGATCCGTCCTGGCCAAGATGTCACTGTCACGACTGACACTGGAAAGTCATTCACTTGCACAGCCCGCTTTGACACTGAG GTGGAGTTGGCTTATTTCAACCATGGAGGCATACTTCCATATGTTGTACGTCAATTGACTAAGCAATGA
- the LOC113770199 gene encoding aconitate hydratase, cytoplasmic isoform X2, whose amino-acid sequence MYKTITSSQLLKKAASSTNSSRNFTSSSRLPRTTAAGSIVEGAATRVNSAKSFNGNSVNNPRFLSYSSALRSVRSSVPRWSHGVDWKSPSSLCSQIRTTSPACNGFYRKIATMASENPFKGTLTSLPKPGGGEFGKFYSLPALNDPRIDKLPYSIRILLESAIRNCDGFQVKKEDVEKIIDWENTSPKQVEIPFKPARVLLQDFTGVPAVVDLACMRDAMDKLGSDPNKINPLVPVDLVIDHSVQVDVTRSENAVQENMEKEFQRNKERFAFLKWGSKAFRNMLVVPPGSGIVHQVNLEYLGRVVFNTDGTLYPDSVVGTDSHTTMIDGLGVAGWGVGGIEAEAAMLGQPLSMVLPGVVGFKLSGKLCNGVTATDLVLTVTQMLRKHGVVGKFVEFYGAGVGEISLADRATIANMSPEYGATMGFFPVDHVTLQYLKLTGRSDETVAMIEGYLRANNMFVDYNEPHQERAYSSYLSLDLADVEPCISGPKRPHDRVPLKDMKADWRACLDNKVGFKGFAIPKEEQGKAAKFSFHGEPAELRHGSVVIAAITSCTNTSNPSVMLGAGLVAKKASELGLQVKPWVKTSLAPGSGVVTKYLLQSGLQKYLNQQGFHIVGYGCTTCIGNSGELDDTVASAISENDIVAAAVLSGNRNFEGRVHALTRANYLASPPLVVAYALAGTVDIDFDKEPIGVGKDGKDVYFRDIWPSTEEIAEAVQSSVLPEMFKSTYEAITEGNPMWNQLSVPTSKMYSWDTKSTYIHEPPYFKNITMDPPGSHGVKDAYCLLNFGDSITTDHISPAGSIHKDSPAAKFLLERGVERKDFNSYGSRRGNDEIMARGTFANIRLVNKLCSKDGPKTIHIPTGEKLYVFDAAMRYKADGHDTIILAGAEYGSGSSRDWAAKGPMLQGVKAVIAKSFERIHRSNLVGMGIIPLCFKAGEDADTLGLTGHERYTIDLPSKIDEIRPGQDVTVTTDTGKSFTCTARFDTEVELAYFNHGGILPYVVRQLTKQ is encoded by the exons ATGTATAAAACCATAACATCCTCCCAGCTGCTAAAAAAAGCAGCATCATCGACAAATTCGTCGAGAAATTTTACGTCTTCTTCCCGGCTTCCACGGACGACGGCAGCGGGTTCTATTGTAGAAGGAGCTGCGACGCGAGTCAATAGTGCTAAGAGTTTTAACGGGAATAGTGTTAATAATCCGAGGTTCTTGAGCTATTCGTCGGCTTTGAGGTCTGTCAGGTCCTCCGTGCCGCGGTGGAGCCACGGTGTTGATTGGAAGTCGCCGTCGAGCCTGTGTTCTCAGATCAGGACTACTTCTCCCGCCTGCAACGGCTTTTACAGAAAGATCGCTACCATGG CTTCTGAGAATCCTTTCAAGGGAACTTTGACCAGCCTTCCCAAGCCAGGAGGTGGTGAATTTGGAAAGTTCTATAGCCTACCTGCTCTAAATGATCCAAGAATTG ATAAGCTGCCATACTCCATCAGAATTCTTCTTGAATCAGCAATCCGTAACTGTGATGGATTTCAAGTCAAAAAAGAAGATGTTGAGAAGATCATTGATTGGGAAAATACATCTCCAAAGCAAGTTGAGATTCCCTTTAAGCCTGCTCGTGTACTTTTGCAG GATTTCACTGGCGTCCCAGCGGTGGTTGACCTAGCTTGCATGCGCGATGCCATGGACAAGCTTGGCAGTGATCCCAACAAGATCAATCCATTG GTGCCTGTAGATCTAGTGATAGATCATTCAGTTCAAGTTGATGTTACTAGGTCAGAGAATGCTGTCCAGGAAAATATGGAAAAGGAATTCCAGAGAAACAAGGAGAGATTTGCTTTCCTTAAGTGGGGATCAAAAGCTTTCCGAAACATGCTTGTTGTGCCACCTGGATCTGGTATTGTCCATCAG GTTAATCTGGAATATCTTGGGCGTGTTGTTTTCAACACTGATGGCACACTTTATCCGGATAGTGTAGTTGGAACAGATTCCCACACCACGATGATTGATGGGCTTGGAGTTGCTGGTTGGGGAGTTGGAGGTATTGAGGCAGAGGCTGCAATGCTTGGACAG CCTTTAAGCATGGTGTTACCTGGAGTTGTTGGGTTCAAGTTGTCTGGAAAATTGTGCAATGGTGTCACAGCTACTGACTTGGTTTTAACTGTCACACAAATGCTCAGGAAACATGGTGTTGTGGGCAAATTTGTGGAATTTTATG GTGCTGGTGTTGGTGAAATATCATTGGCTGATAGGGCCACCATTGCTAACATGTCTCCTGAATATGGCGCAACAATGGGGTTCTTCCCTGTAGATCATGTCACTTTGCAATATCTTAAATTAACTGGGAGAAGCGATGAAACT GTGGCAATGATAGAAGGATATCTTCGTGCCAATAATATGTTTGTTGACTATAATGAG CCTCATCAAGAAAGAGCATACTCATCATACTTAAGCTTAGACCTTGCAGATGTTGAACCATGTATTTCAGGGCCAAAAAG ACCTCATGACCGGGTACCTCTGAAAGATATGAAGGCTGATTGGCGTGCTTGCCTTGATAACAAAGTGGGGTTTAAG GGCTTTGCTATACCCAAGGAGGAGCAAGGAAAAGCAGCAAAATTTTCATTCCATGGAGAGCCAGCTGAGCTGAGACATGGCAGTGTTGTGATTGCTGCCATCACAAGCTGCACTAATACATCAAACCCCAGCGTTATGCTTGGTGCTGGTCTTGTTGCCAAAAAGGCTAGTGAGTTGGGTCTGCAG GTCAAACCATGGGTAAAAACAAGTCTTGCTCCAGGCTCTGGAGTTGTCACAAAATACTTACTTCAGAG TGGGCTGCAAAAATATTTAAATCAGCAAGGCTTCCACATTGTTGGATATGGTTGCACGACATGCATTGGAAACTCTGGAGAGTTGGATGATACAGTTGCTTCTGCAATATCAGAAAATG ACATTGTAGCTGCTGCTGTCCTTTCTGGCAACCGAAATTTTGAGGGGCGTGTTCATGCTTTGACAAGGGCAAACTACCTTGCTTCACCTCCTCTAGTTGTTGCCTATGCCCTCGCTGGAACT gttgaCATTGATTTTGATAAAGAGCCAATTGGAGTGGGGAAGGATGGTAAGGATGTATATTTCAGGGATATTTGGCCTTCCACTGAAGAAATTGCCGAG GCTGTTCAATCTAGCGTTTTACCTGAAATGTTCAAGAGTACCTATGAGGCTATCACAGAGGGTAACCCCATGTGGAATCAATTATCAGTCCCAACTTCCAAAATGTACTCTTGGGACACAAAATCTACCTACATTCACGAGCCTCCATACTTCAAGAATATAACCATGGATCCTCCTGGATCCCATGGAGTGAAGGATGCATATTGTTTGTTGAACTTTGGCGACAGCATTACCACAGATCACATTTCACCAGCTGGAAGCATTCACAAGGATAGTCCAGCTGCCAAGTTTCTGCTTGAGCGTGGTGTAGAACGCAAGGACTTCAACTCTTATGGAAGCCGTCGTGGTAACGATGAGATTATGGCCAGGGGGACTTTTGCTAATATCCGCCTTGTAAACAAGCTTTGCAGTAAAGATGGCCCAAAAACAATACACATTCCCACTGGAGAGAAGTTATATGTATTTGATGCTGCAATG AGGTACAAGGCTGATGGCCACGACACAATTATTTTGGCTGGGGCAGAGTATGGAAGTGGAAGCTCACGGGATTGGGCTGCCAAAGGTCCGATGTTACAG GGAGTGAAAGCTGTAATTGCAAAGAGCTTTGAAAGGATTCACCGCAGTAATTTGGTTGGAATGGGTATTATTCCTCTATGCTTCAAAGCTGGTGAAGATGCAGATACACTTGGATTGACAGGTCATGAACGTTATACCATTGACCTTCCCAGCAAAATTGATGAGATCCGTCCTGGCCAAGATGTCACTGTCACGACTGACACTGGAAAGTCATTCACTTGCACAGCCCGCTTTGACACTGAG GTGGAGTTGGCTTATTTCAACCATGGAGGCATACTTCCATATGTTGTACGTCAATTGACTAAG CAATGA